From a single Eubalaena glacialis isolate mEubGla1 chromosome 15, mEubGla1.1.hap2.+ XY, whole genome shotgun sequence genomic region:
- the MLEC gene encoding malectin, producing MLGARAVEGAAVALLRLLLLLLLLLLPALRGPGLGVVGSAGAGLPESVIWAVNAGGEAHVDVHGIHFRKDPLEGRVGRASDYGMKLPILRSNPEDQILYQTERYNEETFGYEVPIKEEGDYVLVLKFAEVYFAQSQQKVFDVRLNGHVVVKDLDIFDRVGHSTAHDEIIPMSIRKGKLSVQGEVSTFTGKLYIEFVKGYYDNPKVCALYIMAGTVDDVPKLQPHPGLEKKEEEEEEEEYDEGSNLKRQTNKNRVQSGPRTPNPYASDNSSLMFPILVAFGVFIPTLFCLCRL from the exons ATGCTGGGCGCCCGGGCGGTTGAGGGAGCCGCCGTGGCGCTCCTGcgactgctgctgctgctgctgctgctgctgctgccggcGCTCCGGGGACCGGGGCTCGGCGTGGTGGGCTCGGCTGGGGCCGGGCTGCCCGAGAGCGTGATTTGGGCCGTCAACGCCGGCGGAGAGGCGCATGTGGACGTGCACGGCATCCACTTTCGCAAGGACCCTTTGGAAGGCCGGGTGGGCCGAG CCTCTGACTATGGCATGAAACTGCCAATCCTGCGTTCCAACCCCGAAGACCAGATCCTGTATCAAACAGAGCGGTACAATGAGGAGACCTTTGGCTACGAAGTGCCCATCAAGGAGGAGGGGGACTACGTACTGGTGTTGAAATTTGCTGAGGTCTACTTTGCACAGTCCCAGCAGAAG GTATTTGATGTGCGATTGAATGGCCATGTTGTGGTGAAGGACTTGGATATCTTTGATCGCGTTGGGCACAGTACAGCTCATGATGAAATCATCCCGATGAGCATCAGAAAGGGGAAGCTGAGTGTCCAGGGGGAGGTGTCCACCTTCACAGGGAAACTCTACATCGAGTTTGTCAAG GGATACTATGACAATCCCAAAGTCTGTGCACTGTACATCATGGCTGGGACAGTGGATG ATGTACCAAAGCTGCAGCCTCATCCAGGactggagaagaaagaagaggaggaggaggaggaagaatacGATGAAGGGTCTAATCTCAAAAGACAGACCAATAAGAACCGGGTACAGTCGGGCCCCCGCACACCCAACCCCTATGCCTCGGACAACAGCAGCCTCATGTTTCCCATCCTGGTGGCCTTCGGAGTCTTCATTCCAACCCTCTTCTGCCTCTGCCGGTTGTGA